In Corynebacterium ulcerans, one genomic interval encodes:
- a CDS encoding DUF6286 domain-containing protein — translation MDSPTAIKGRPAARLAAILIGLVAIGIGFVAARELWWVRTEGHHGHAWLDPVLRFISDVTYQPWMLVAGVATVILALILIAIAFKPRPRTHVALIDTTTCYVRPLDIARLATLNAKQVPGVNQAHTTVNGSARSIRVVASVDSQQLGEAHTYEERIRSAVEPLTLKLHTRPKLKVVVRGEG, via the coding sequence ATGGATAGTCCCACTGCTATCAAAGGACGTCCCGCCGCCCGCCTTGCCGCAATTCTTATTGGACTCGTGGCTATAGGCATTGGCTTTGTCGCCGCGCGAGAACTTTGGTGGGTGCGAACTGAAGGCCACCACGGCCACGCCTGGTTAGACCCAGTGCTTCGTTTCATCTCTGACGTCACATATCAGCCATGGATGTTGGTTGCAGGGGTAGCCACGGTGATTCTCGCTCTGATCTTGATAGCTATTGCTTTCAAGCCTCGACCGCGCACTCACGTGGCGCTTATCGACACCACCACCTGTTATGTACGCCCCCTTGACATCGCACGCCTAGCCACGCTAAACGCCAAGCAGGTCCCTGGGGTCAACCAAGCGCACACCACAGTAAATGGTTCTGCTCGCTCCATCAGAGTGGTCGCATCAGTTGATTCACAGCAGCTTGGGGAGGCTCATACATACGAGGAGCGCATTCGCTCTGCAGTTGAGCCACTTACTCTGAAGCTGCACACGCGTCCCAAACTTAAAGTTGTCGTGAGAGGTGAAGGTTAA
- a CDS encoding Asp23/Gls24 family envelope stress response protein: MSTPRPSGLPALPSYESAHALAEKILGIDGVAELRGGRFGEVALLYPRRKITGLRLDDVQGHQALEVNVAAYYGYNFVELTQSITAAVADSDLCDVTSIDVVISDVVKLTQLKEL; the protein is encoded by the coding sequence GTGTCAACCCCGCGGCCATCAGGGCTTCCCGCTCTCCCCTCATATGAATCTGCGCACGCACTAGCAGAAAAGATCCTTGGGATTGATGGTGTTGCAGAACTCCGCGGCGGACGTTTTGGTGAGGTAGCACTCCTCTATCCACGGCGCAAAATCACCGGGCTCAGATTAGATGATGTGCAGGGCCACCAGGCCCTTGAGGTAAATGTTGCCGCTTATTACGGATATAACTTCGTGGAGCTTACCCAATCAATCACTGCTGCTGTGGCGGATTCTGATCTCTGCGATGTTACTTCGATTGACGTGGTCATCAGCGACGTCGTAAAGCTAACCCAGCTCAAGGAGCTTTAA
- a CDS encoding Asp23/Gls24 family envelope stress response protein, with amino-acid sequence MSDTQNAPAVETSTTGSTTALETPHGRTVIEDTVVAKIAGLATREVSGVHAVGGNAARVVGALRDSIPGSRTNLQQGVEVEVGERQAAVDVAIVAEYGVAIHQLAQAIRQNIITAIERMTGLEVTEVNVTVHDVHLELDEDESEANDSPTHTRVH; translated from the coding sequence ATGTCCGATACACAGAATGCTCCAGCAGTAGAAACCTCAACTACTGGTTCCACTACCGCACTAGAAACCCCCCACGGCAGGACTGTCATTGAAGACACCGTCGTGGCAAAGATCGCTGGCCTAGCCACCAGAGAAGTATCGGGGGTTCACGCCGTCGGCGGCAACGCTGCACGCGTTGTCGGAGCTCTTCGCGATTCAATTCCCGGATCACGCACCAATCTTCAGCAGGGCGTTGAGGTGGAGGTTGGTGAACGGCAAGCCGCCGTGGACGTTGCCATCGTTGCTGAATACGGAGTCGCTATTCACCAGTTGGCACAGGCAATTCGGCAAAACATCATTACTGCTATTGAACGGATGACAGGCCTTGAGGTCACCGAAGTTAATGTCACTGTTCATGACGTCCATCTGGAACTGGATGAAGACGAAAGCGAAGCCAACGATTCTCCTACCCATACCCGCGTCCACTAA
- the rpsJ gene encoding 30S ribosomal protein S10, whose protein sequence is MAGQKIRIRLKAYDHEAIDASARRIVETVTRTGARVVGPVPLPTEKNVYAVIRSPHKYKDSREHFEMRTHKRLIDILDPTPKTVDALMRIDLPASVDVNIQ, encoded by the coding sequence GTGGCGGGACAAAAGATCCGCATTCGGCTGAAGGCCTACGATCACGAGGCGATTGATGCGTCTGCACGCAGAATCGTCGAGACCGTGACCCGTACGGGTGCACGTGTCGTCGGCCCGGTGCCGTTGCCCACCGAAAAGAACGTATACGCCGTTATTCGTTCTCCCCATAAGTACAAGGATTCTCGCGAGCACTTCGAGATGCGCACTCACAAGCGCCTGATCGACATCCTCGACCCGACGCCGAAGACGGTTGACGCTCTTATGCGCATCGACCTTCCGGCCAGCGTCGACGTGAATATTCAGTGA
- the rplC gene encoding 50S ribosomal protein L3 codes for MSETEIKGILGTKLGMTQIFDEDNRVIPVTVVEAGPCVVTQIRTIETDGYNAIQIAYGDIDPRKANKPATGHFKKAGVTPRRHVAEIRMNDVSAYELGQDVTVEIFEGITFVDVTGTTKGKGYAGAMKRHGFAGQGAAHGNQAAHRRVGGIGACATPGRVFKGTRMAGRMGNDRVTTQNLKVQKIDADANLILIKGAIPGNRGGIVTVKTAVKGGAHA; via the coding sequence ATGAGTGAAACTGAGATCAAGGGCATTCTGGGCACCAAGCTCGGCATGACCCAGATCTTTGACGAGGACAACCGAGTAATCCCGGTTACCGTCGTTGAAGCTGGGCCGTGTGTGGTCACCCAGATTCGCACCATCGAAACCGATGGCTACAACGCCATCCAGATCGCCTACGGCGACATCGACCCTCGCAAGGCAAACAAGCCTGCAACCGGTCATTTCAAGAAAGCTGGCGTTACCCCTCGCCGTCACGTTGCAGAAATTCGTATGAACGACGTTTCTGCATACGAGCTCGGTCAGGACGTTACCGTTGAGATCTTCGAAGGAATCACCTTCGTTGACGTCACCGGAACGACCAAGGGTAAGGGCTACGCAGGTGCTATGAAGCGCCACGGCTTTGCAGGTCAGGGCGCTGCCCACGGTAACCAGGCTGCACACCGCCGCGTCGGTGGCATCGGTGCCTGCGCTACCCCAGGTCGCGTTTTCAAGGGCACCCGCATGGCAGGCCGCATGGGTAATGATCGCGTCACCACCCAGAACCTCAAGGTTCAGAAGATTGATGCAGATGCCAACCTGATTCTGATCAAGGGTGCTATTCCAGGCAACCGCGGTGGCATCGTTACCGTTAAGACTGCAGTGAAGGGCGGTGCACACGCATGA
- the rplD gene encoding 50S ribosomal protein L4: MTNLKLDVLTAEGKTDGQVELPAEIFDREASVALMHQVVNAQLAAKRQGTHSTKTRAEVSGGGRKPFRQKGTGRARQGSIRAPHFTGGGISHGPKPRDYSQRTPKKMIKAALYGALSDRARHERIHVITELVAGQTPSTKSARAFVERITDRRNVLLVVGREDTTAQKSARNLPGVHILFADQLNTYDVLKSDDVVFSVEALNTFINRVTGAAQEEK, from the coding sequence ATGACCAACCTAAAGTTGGACGTCCTCACCGCTGAGGGCAAGACCGACGGTCAAGTCGAACTGCCAGCAGAGATCTTCGATCGTGAAGCTTCTGTGGCACTTATGCACCAGGTTGTCAACGCACAGCTTGCTGCAAAGCGTCAGGGTACTCACTCGACCAAGACCCGCGCTGAGGTCTCCGGTGGCGGACGCAAGCCGTTCCGTCAGAAGGGCACCGGCCGCGCTCGTCAGGGCTCGATCCGTGCTCCTCACTTCACCGGTGGCGGCATCTCGCACGGCCCTAAGCCGCGCGACTACAGCCAGCGCACCCCGAAGAAGATGATCAAGGCTGCTCTGTACGGTGCACTGTCGGATCGCGCTCGTCACGAGCGTATCCACGTGATCACCGAGTTGGTCGCTGGTCAGACTCCTTCCACCAAGTCCGCACGCGCTTTTGTTGAGCGCATCACTGATCGTCGCAACGTTCTTCTCGTTGTCGGTCGTGAGGACACCACTGCACAGAAGAGTGCTCGTAACCTGCCCGGCGTTCACATCCTGTTCGCTGATCAGCTGAACACTTATGACGTCCTCAAGTCTGATGACGTTGTGTTCTCTGTCGAGGCTTTGAACACCTTCATCAACCGCGTCACCGGCGCGGCTCAGGAGGAGAAGTAA
- the rplW gene encoding 50S ribosomal protein L23, producing the protein MAKIADPRDIILAPVVSEKSYGLMEQNTYVFFVAPSANKTEIKIAIEQIFGVKVASVNTANREGKRKRTRSGYGVRKATKRAYVTLREGSDAIDIFGGSAA; encoded by the coding sequence ATGGCTAAGATCGCAGACCCCCGTGACATCATTCTCGCCCCGGTCGTCTCCGAGAAGTCTTATGGCTTGATGGAGCAGAACACCTACGTGTTCTTCGTTGCTCCTAGCGCCAACAAGACCGAGATCAAGATCGCAATCGAGCAGATCTTCGGCGTTAAGGTTGCTTCCGTTAACACCGCTAACCGTGAGGGCAAGCGCAAGCGCACTCGCTCCGGTTACGGCGTACGCAAGGCAACCAAGCGCGCTTACGTGACGCTTCGAGAGGGCAGCGACGCAATCGACATCTTCGGCGGCTCCGCCGCTTAA
- the rplB gene encoding 50S ribosomal protein L2, with protein MAIRKYKPTTPGRRQSSVSMFDEITRSTPEKSLVRPLPKKGGRNVHGHITVRHKGGGHKRQYRVIDFRRNDKDGIPAKVAHIEYDPNRTANIALLHYVDGEKRYIIAPKGMKQGQMIESGAAADIKVGNNLPLRNIPAGTTIHCVELKPGAGAKLARSAGASIQLLGKAGKYAVLRMPSSEIRRVDIRCRATVGEVGNADQINIRWGKAGRMRWKGVRPTVRGVVMNPVDHPHGGGEGKTSGGRHPVSPWGKKEGRTRNPNRYSNNMIVSRRRTNKSKKR; from the coding sequence ATGGCTATTCGTAAGTACAAGCCGACAACCCCGGGTCGCCGCCAGAGCTCCGTTTCCATGTTCGACGAGATCACTCGTTCGACTCCGGAAAAATCTCTGGTTCGCCCGCTCCCTAAGAAGGGCGGCCGTAACGTTCACGGCCACATCACCGTTCGCCACAAGGGCGGTGGACACAAGCGCCAGTACCGCGTCATCGACTTCCGTCGTAATGACAAAGACGGCATTCCCGCAAAGGTCGCTCACATTGAGTACGACCCGAACCGTACCGCTAACATCGCACTTCTGCACTACGTAGATGGCGAGAAGCGCTACATCATCGCTCCTAAGGGCATGAAGCAGGGCCAGATGATCGAGTCTGGTGCTGCTGCAGACATCAAGGTTGGTAACAACCTTCCGCTGCGTAACATCCCTGCTGGTACCACCATTCACTGCGTCGAGTTGAAGCCGGGCGCAGGCGCTAAGCTGGCTCGTTCCGCTGGTGCCTCCATCCAGCTCCTCGGTAAAGCTGGTAAGTACGCAGTTCTGCGTATGCCGTCTTCGGAAATCCGTCGCGTAGATATCCGTTGCCGTGCAACCGTGGGCGAGGTCGGCAACGCTGACCAAATCAACATCCGCTGGGGTAAAGCCGGCCGTATGCGCTGGAAGGGCGTCCGCCCGACCGTCCGTGGTGTCGTTATGAACCCGGTCGATCACCCACACGGTGGTGGTGAAGGTAAGACCTCGGGTGGTCGTCACCCTGTTTCCCCATGGGGAAAGAAAGAGGGTCGTACCCGCAACCCCAACCGTTACAGCAACAATATGATCGTGTCGCGTCGTCGCACGAACAAGAGCAAGAAGCGCTAA
- the rpsS gene encoding 30S ribosomal protein S19 has product MPRSLKKGPFVDEHLLAKVDAQNEKGTKQVIKTWSRRSTILPDFIGHTFAVHDGRKHVPVFVDDSMVGHKLGEFAPTKTFKGHIKDDKKGRR; this is encoded by the coding sequence ATGCCACGCAGCCTTAAGAAGGGCCCGTTCGTCGATGAGCACCTCCTCGCAAAGGTCGATGCTCAGAACGAAAAGGGCACCAAGCAGGTCATCAAGACCTGGTCCCGCCGTTCCACCATTCTCCCGGACTTCATTGGCCACACCTTCGCCGTCCACGACGGTCGCAAGCATGTGCCAGTGTTCGTGGACGACTCTATGGTCGGCCACAAGCTCGGTGAGTTTGCACCCACCAAGACCTTCAAGGGTCACATCAAGGACGATAAGAAGGGACGTCGATAA
- the rplV gene encoding 50S ribosomal protein L22 gives MSESVTSARATARFVRVSPMKARRVIDLVRGKSIEEALAILKYAPQAASEPVAKVVASAAANAENNFGLDRRSLVISEAFADEGPTMRRFSPRAQGRAFQIRKRTSHITVVVESQKEGAK, from the coding sequence ATGAGTGAATCTGTCACCTCCGCACGCGCTACCGCGCGCTTCGTCCGTGTCTCTCCTATGAAGGCACGTCGCGTGATCGATCTGGTCCGCGGCAAGTCCATCGAGGAAGCACTCGCAATCCTGAAGTACGCTCCGCAGGCTGCTTCTGAGCCGGTTGCAAAGGTCGTTGCTTCTGCAGCCGCTAACGCTGAGAACAACTTCGGTCTAGATCGCCGCTCCCTGGTCATCTCTGAGGCTTTTGCTGACGAGGGTCCGACCATGCGTCGTTTCAGCCCCCGCGCTCAGGGTCGTGCTTTCCAGATCCGCAAGCGCACCAGCCACATCACCGTGGTTGTTGAGAGCCAGAAGGAAGGGGCCAAGTAG